One Pectobacterium colocasium DNA segment encodes these proteins:
- a CDS encoding prepilin peptidase-dependent protein: protein MKTGNRQPRGFTLLELLVVLTIVVLMAGGGLHGWIQYQQAIRLEQSAQQLLDFLNRVQANAYWHNETRTAKLISQGERWCMVASQNEKQSGETCRENHSGQFVRRTQDVVLAKSTSNVFTFFGLRNAAQAGHISLSNAAGQLRLIISVRGRMRLCSESQVVLAIPLC, encoded by the coding sequence ATGAAAACAGGGAATCGACAACCGCGAGGGTTTACCTTGCTTGAATTATTAGTGGTGTTGACGATCGTGGTGCTGATGGCTGGCGGCGGCCTGCATGGCTGGATTCAGTATCAGCAGGCCATTCGTCTGGAGCAGAGTGCGCAGCAACTGCTGGATTTTTTGAACCGGGTTCAGGCCAATGCCTATTGGCATAACGAAACCCGGACGGCGAAGCTCATCTCGCAGGGGGAGCGATGGTGCATGGTCGCGAGCCAGAATGAAAAACAGTCTGGAGAGACATGCCGTGAGAACCATTCGGGACAGTTCGTACGTCGTACGCAGGATGTCGTGCTGGCAAAGTCCACCAGTAACGTGTTTACGTTTTTTGGCTTGCGTAATGCGGCACAGGCCGGGCACATCTCGCTGTCGAACGCTGCGGGTCAGTTGCGTCTCATCATCTCTGTGAGGGGGCGTATGCGTCTGTGCAGCGAATCGCAAGTGGTTCTGGCGATTCCCTTATGCTGA
- a CDS encoding prepilin peptidase-dependent protein — MLKQIVLRDTALGRVNRWRKQRGFTLPEILLALSLGSLIMLSAAQLYPLLRGQSQDSAQFFRLEQLFSQVAMGIEKDIRRAGFCAGTCQGKAISIGNYPGEMENSCLNVSYDLNRNGIWDGGEQQDAESFGYRLRGRSLEIQSGAHNCQGDRWEKLFDPQEVVLTLFRLQRLATQNDVALYELQLAGFWAKRPAVKQHITRLILGRNP, encoded by the coding sequence ATGCTGAAGCAAATTGTGTTGAGGGACACGGCGCTGGGGAGAGTCAATCGATGGCGTAAACAGCGCGGTTTCACCTTGCCGGAAATCCTGTTAGCGCTGAGTTTAGGCAGCCTGATTATGCTGTCGGCGGCGCAGCTATACCCTCTGTTGCGTGGTCAAAGTCAGGACAGTGCACAGTTTTTCCGGCTGGAACAGCTGTTTAGTCAGGTAGCGATGGGGATTGAGAAAGATATCCGTCGGGCCGGTTTTTGTGCGGGAACCTGTCAGGGGAAGGCGATTAGCATCGGGAACTATCCGGGAGAGATGGAAAACAGCTGCCTGAATGTCTCTTACGATCTGAACCGAAATGGTATTTGGGATGGTGGAGAGCAGCAGGATGCCGAGTCTTTTGGCTATCGTCTGCGCGGTCGCTCGTTGGAAATTCAAAGCGGGGCGCACAATTGCCAGGGCGACCGATGGGAGAAACTGTTTGATCCGCAGGAGGTCGTGCTCACCCTATTCCGGTTACAGCGTCTGGCTACACAAAATGATGTGGCGCTGTATGAATTGCAACTGGCGGGATTCTGGGCCAAACGCCCTGCCGTTAAGCAACATATTACCCGCCTGATACTGGGGCGTAACCCATGA
- a CDS encoding YgdB family protein, whose protein sequence is MKKGWQTGSGTLPMVLLIAVIGLLLMSGLQRQLDTAIQVGNDERHYLRAFNQALSSLNWGKGRRWNALTESWQCQQLSEEQLVVCLRAASDGRQGLLRGEGTLPGSVRPLTLYQRVSFLALSSGQNAIRPVGNGWLDFCPDKDVMRCDATE, encoded by the coding sequence ATGAAGAAAGGATGGCAAACGGGAAGTGGAACACTGCCTATGGTGCTGCTGATCGCCGTTATTGGCCTGTTGTTGATGTCTGGTTTGCAACGTCAGCTTGATACTGCCATTCAGGTGGGAAACGATGAGCGGCATTATCTGCGCGCCTTCAATCAGGCACTGTCCTCATTGAACTGGGGAAAAGGGCGGCGTTGGAATGCGCTAACGGAAAGCTGGCAGTGTCAGCAACTGTCGGAGGAACAGCTAGTGGTGTGCCTGCGTGCGGCCTCGGATGGGAGGCAGGGGCTACTGCGTGGTGAAGGGACGCTACCCGGTTCGGTGCGACCGTTGACGCTGTACCAGCGCGTGTCATTTTTGGCGCTGTCATCGGGTCAAAATGCTATTCGACCAGTGGGTAACGGCTGGCTGGATTTTTGCCCTGATAAGGATGTGATGCGCTGTGATGCAACGGAATAG
- a CDS encoding prepilin-type N-terminal cleavage/methylation domain-containing protein produces MQRNSAVNKECVNHQSGFSLPETLVAALLFAVSLMGLLQYHQILQQSFQHQWQQRQAWRFAIQQLEAYEAGVPYHPFALDNAASLSSKHWQFSVSEQLQSPECRQVTARVMTPRRYQATLNRWFCRSSPVQ; encoded by the coding sequence ATGCAACGGAATAGCGCAGTGAACAAGGAATGTGTGAATCATCAATCTGGTTTTAGCTTGCCGGAGACGCTGGTGGCGGCGCTGCTGTTTGCCGTGTCGCTGATGGGATTACTGCAATATCACCAGATATTACAGCAATCATTTCAGCATCAGTGGCAGCAGCGTCAGGCCTGGCGGTTTGCGATACAGCAGTTGGAAGCCTATGAAGCAGGCGTACCGTATCATCCGTTTGCTCTTGATAATGCGGCATCCCTGTCGAGTAAACACTGGCAGTTTAGTGTGTCGGAGCAGTTACAGAGTCCAGAATGCCGTCAGGTAACGGCAAGAGTCATGACGCCACGCCGCTATCAGGCTACACTAAACCGTTGGTTTTGTCGGTCATCGCCTGTTCAATAG
- the recC gene encoding exodeoxyribonuclease V subunit gamma: protein MFRIYHSNQLDILKRLMVELIKRQPLADPFQQEVILVQSPGMAQWLQIELAGHFGIAANIQFPLPGVFLWNMCRHVLPDIPKESAFSKDAMTWKLMHLLPDLLAQPDFSALKHYLQDDDNQRKLHQLAGRVADLFDQYLIYRPEWIKAWQEGKQVDDLGGNQLWQSALWRALVDYTRKLAQPEWHHAILYQRFITALAQAKVCPNGLPPRVFICGISALPPIYLQALNALARHIDVHLLFTNPCRHYWSDIQDYKFLAKLKARHRRLHRFDDEQTDETRPLFRDPSQAETLFNDDGQQSINNPLLASWGKLGRDNLYLLAELDNVQEVDAFVESDGENLLQTLQRDILELEDHAVVAVSHETQNTSTQKRLLELDDRSVDFHACHSPQREVEVLHDRLLAMMADDPELMPRDVIVMMADIDSYTPFIQAVFGNAPDNRYLPFAISDQRARHAHPALQAVISLLDLPTSRFTAEQVLALLEVPALAARFGIQEEGLRRLRLWVVESGVRWGLDDDNVRDLMLPPTGQHTWRFGLTRMLLGYAMDSQVGDWQGVLPYDESSGLIAELAGQLAELLMQIHQWRQRLSQPRVLVDWLPLCRELFETFFDADSETEAALALVEKQWQYVIGMGTVARYPQQVPISRLRDELSRRLDQERLSQRFLAGAINFCTLMPMRSIPFKVVCLLGMNDGVYPRTLPPLGFDLMGRKIKRGDRSRRDDDRYLFLEALLSAQHKLYISHIGRSIQDNTRRYPSVLVSELTEYIAQSYVLPGDEALDIDSSAERVVKHLCHEHSRMPFDADNFLSAPQPLSFAAEWLAAANRKGEAQPDFDREALSERTTDRDVSLDDLKRFYRHPVRAFFQLRLGVSFMLHSDELLDEEPFVVDNLNRYQLNSELLNTLINDGDTEKLYRRARAAGELPYGAFGEIYWQEQQQDMAQLAARVRDELTSSLSVSREVDILLNGVRISGWLNQVQPDGLLRWRPGTLSMKDGMTLWLEHLAYCATGGQGESRLYGREDTAWRFSTLSETQAREHLALMLDGYRQGMSKPLLLLNKAGSAWLAECYDRESDSLRSDEEAQNKARARLLQAWQGNMGMRGEGEDYYLQRIIRELDEKRMNEVIEAAKIWLLPPFRSNLA from the coding sequence ATGTTTAGAATCTATCACTCCAATCAGTTGGATATCCTGAAAAGACTGATGGTTGAGTTGATAAAACGTCAGCCGCTTGCCGATCCCTTCCAGCAGGAAGTGATTTTGGTGCAAAGTCCGGGGATGGCGCAGTGGTTGCAAATTGAACTGGCTGGGCACTTCGGTATTGCCGCGAATATTCAATTCCCGCTGCCCGGTGTTTTCTTGTGGAATATGTGTCGCCACGTGCTGCCGGATATTCCAAAAGAAAGCGCCTTCAGCAAGGACGCAATGACGTGGAAACTCATGCACTTGTTGCCCGATTTATTGGCACAGCCTGATTTTTCGGCACTGAAGCACTATCTACAGGATGATGATAACCAACGAAAGCTGCATCAGCTTGCCGGGCGCGTGGCGGATCTTTTCGATCAATACCTGATTTACCGTCCTGAGTGGATCAAAGCCTGGCAAGAGGGGAAACAGGTTGACGATCTTGGTGGTAACCAGCTGTGGCAGTCGGCGCTGTGGCGCGCGCTGGTGGATTACACGCGTAAACTGGCGCAGCCAGAATGGCATCATGCGATTCTGTATCAACGCTTTATTACTGCGTTAGCGCAGGCAAAAGTGTGCCCGAACGGTCTGCCGCCGCGCGTTTTTATCTGCGGCATTTCGGCGTTACCCCCGATCTATTTACAGGCGTTGAACGCGCTGGCGCGACATATTGACGTGCACCTGCTCTTTACCAACCCTTGTCGCCATTACTGGAGTGACATCCAGGACTATAAGTTTCTGGCGAAGCTAAAAGCCCGCCACCGCCGTTTACATCGTTTTGACGATGAGCAGACTGATGAAACCCGCCCGCTCTTTCGCGATCCTTCACAGGCAGAAACGTTGTTTAACGATGACGGTCAGCAGTCGATTAATAATCCGCTGCTGGCATCGTGGGGAAAACTGGGGCGCGATAACCTTTATCTGCTGGCTGAGCTGGATAACGTGCAGGAGGTCGATGCCTTTGTTGAGTCTGATGGCGAAAATCTGCTGCAAACCTTGCAACGCGATATTCTTGAACTGGAAGACCACGCGGTGGTGGCTGTCAGCCACGAAACGCAGAACACCAGCACGCAAAAACGTTTGCTGGAACTCGACGATCGTTCGGTCGATTTTCACGCCTGTCATAGCCCGCAGCGTGAGGTTGAAGTGCTTCACGATCGATTGCTGGCCATGATGGCAGACGATCCTGAGCTGATGCCGCGTGATGTTATTGTGATGATGGCGGATATCGACAGCTATACGCCATTTATTCAGGCGGTATTTGGCAATGCGCCGGATAATCGCTATCTGCCTTTTGCCATCTCCGATCAGCGTGCGCGGCATGCGCACCCTGCCTTGCAGGCCGTAATCAGCCTGCTGGATTTACCGACAAGCCGTTTTACGGCGGAACAGGTTCTGGCATTGCTTGAAGTCCCCGCGCTGGCTGCCCGTTTCGGTATTCAGGAAGAAGGATTACGGCGTCTGCGCCTGTGGGTGGTGGAGTCCGGCGTGCGCTGGGGATTGGATGACGACAATGTGCGCGATCTCATGCTGCCGCCGACGGGCCAGCATACGTGGCGTTTCGGTCTGACGAGAATGCTGCTGGGCTATGCGATGGACAGTCAGGTCGGCGACTGGCAGGGGGTGCTGCCTTATGATGAATCCAGCGGATTGATTGCGGAATTGGCTGGTCAACTGGCCGAACTGCTGATGCAAATTCACCAATGGCGTCAGCGCCTGTCTCAGCCGCGTGTGCTGGTCGACTGGCTACCGCTGTGTCGAGAGCTGTTCGAAACCTTTTTTGATGCGGATAGCGAAACCGAAGCGGCGCTGGCATTGGTTGAAAAACAGTGGCAGTACGTGATTGGGATGGGCACGGTGGCGCGCTATCCGCAGCAGGTGCCGATTTCCCGGTTACGTGATGAGCTATCGCGGCGCCTCGATCAGGAGCGGCTCAGCCAGCGTTTTCTGGCCGGTGCGATCAATTTTTGCACGTTGATGCCAATGCGTTCTATTCCCTTTAAGGTCGTGTGTTTGCTGGGGATGAACGATGGTGTTTATCCCCGAACGCTGCCGCCGCTCGGGTTCGATCTAATGGGGCGGAAGATCAAGCGCGGCGATCGTAGCCGACGTGACGATGACCGTTATCTGTTTCTGGAGGCGCTTCTGTCGGCGCAGCACAAACTTTATATCAGTCATATCGGGCGCTCGATTCAGGATAATACGCGTCGCTATCCTTCCGTATTGGTGAGCGAACTGACGGAGTATATCGCCCAAAGTTATGTCTTGCCGGGCGATGAGGCGCTGGATATTGATAGCAGTGCTGAGCGGGTGGTGAAGCACCTCTGCCATGAACATAGCCGTATGCCTTTCGATGCGGATAACTTCCTGTCGGCACCGCAGCCATTGAGCTTTGCGGCAGAGTGGCTGGCGGCGGCGAACCGAAAAGGGGAAGCCCAGCCTGATTTCGATCGTGAAGCGCTGTCCGAAAGAACAACGGATAGGGATGTCAGTCTGGACGATCTGAAACGGTTTTATCGTCACCCGGTGCGAGCCTTTTTTCAACTGCGGCTTGGTGTGAGTTTCATGCTGCACAGCGATGAACTGTTGGATGAAGAGCCCTTTGTCGTTGATAACCTTAACCGCTATCAATTGAACAGCGAGTTGCTTAACACGTTGATTAATGACGGTGATACGGAAAAACTGTATCGCCGGGCCCGAGCGGCGGGCGAGCTTCCCTATGGCGCGTTTGGTGAGATTTACTGGCAGGAACAACAGCAGGATATGGCGCAACTGGCAGCGCGTGTGCGTGATGAGTTAACGTCCTCGCTGTCGGTGAGCCGGGAAGTGGATATCCTCCTTAACGGTGTGCGCATCAGCGGCTGGCTGAATCAGGTGCAGCCGGATGGTTTGCTACGCTGGCGTCCCGGCACGCTTTCCATGAAGGATGGCATGACGCTGTGGTTGGAACACTTGGCTTATTGTGCGACGGGGGGGCAGGGCGAAAGCCGATTATATGGGCGGGAGGATACCGCGTGGCGCTTTTCTACCTTGTCGGAAACGCAGGCCAGAGAACATTTGGCTCTCATGCTGGATGGATATCGTCAGGGAATGAGCAAGCCGCTGTTACTGCTCAATAAAGCGGGGAGCGCCTGGCTGGCTGAATGTTATGATCGTGAAAGCGATAGCCTGCGGTCAGATGAAGAGGCGCAGAACAAAGCGCGCGCCCGTTTATTGCAAGCCTGGCAGGGCAATATGGGAATGCGGGGGGAAGGCGAGGATTATTACCTGCAACGTATTATTCGTGAGTTGGATGAAAAACGAATGAATGAGGTGATTGAGGCGGCGAAAATCTGGCTACTGCCACCGTTCCGCTCTAATCTGGCGTGA
- the ptrA gene encoding pitrilysin produces MRKQWVWITGWFLLFTFWLPASWAETGWQPLAQTIRKSEKDPRQYQAIKLDNGMIVLLVSDPQAPKSLASLALPIGSLDDPDNQLGLAHYLEHMVLMGSKRYPEPEALSEFLKKHGGSHNASTASYRTAFYLEVENDALRPAVDRMADAIAEPLLDPVNADRERNAVNAELTMARSRDGHRMAQVGAETLNPAHPSARFSGGNLETLSDKPGSKLHDELVKFYQKYYSANLMKGVIYSNQPLPELAKLAADTFGRIANHNASVPAVTVPVTTEKQRGVMIHYVPAQPRKQLRIEFRVSDISQEFRSKTDTYISYLIGNRSQNTLSDWLQKEGLVESIGAGSSPIIDRNGGMFAISASLTDKGLAQRDEVIAAIFRYLQEIRTEGIQQRYFDEIARVLDLDFRYPSISRDMDYIEWLVDTMLRVPVEHTLDAQYVADRYDPKAIAARLDEMTPQNARVWVISPNEPHNKVAYFVDAPYEMDKIPSATFAKWKTLGQKMSLSLPTINPYIPDDFSLIKADKSITKPTLLLNQPGLRVLYMPSHYFADEPKAEITLFLRNQEARSTARNQVLFALNDYLAGLALDELSYQASVGGISFSTRSNDGLVISADGYTQHLPRLLLTLADGYASFTPTEAQLEQAKSWYLQQLDAVEKSKAFEQAIQPIQAVSQLPYFERGERRKLLKDIHLQDVINYRNDLLQNATPEMLVVGNLTPESVTELATTLKAHLKAKGENLSRSDDVKVSKPQFANLQRPGSSTDSALAAVYVPTGYSETQSMAYSSVLGQIVQPWFYSQLRTEEQLGYAVFAFPMSVGRQMGIGFLLQSNSKQPAYLYQRYEDFYLKAQKRLREMSEEEFAQYKQGVMNELNQRPQTLGEEASRLRKDVDRENFAFDSREKLLEQIKPLTVAQLADFFQQALKPEGLAVLSQVSGSHHGKADYAAPKGWHTYADASSLQKTLPREKAPAMIPAPAAQPAADTAASDAVGKVAAQ; encoded by the coding sequence ATGCGTAAACAGTGGGTCTGGATTACCGGGTGGTTTCTTTTATTCACATTCTGGCTTCCGGCGAGTTGGGCAGAGACGGGCTGGCAGCCGCTGGCTCAGACCATTCGAAAAAGCGAAAAAGATCCGCGGCAATATCAGGCGATTAAACTGGATAATGGCATGATCGTTCTGCTGGTTTCCGATCCGCAGGCACCCAAATCTTTGGCATCACTGGCGCTGCCTATTGGCTCGCTGGACGATCCCGATAACCAACTGGGGTTAGCGCATTACCTTGAACACATGGTGCTGATGGGATCAAAACGTTACCCAGAGCCGGAAGCGCTGTCCGAGTTTTTGAAAAAGCATGGTGGCAGCCACAACGCCAGCACGGCGTCTTACCGCACGGCGTTTTATCTGGAAGTCGAAAATGATGCGCTGCGGCCCGCTGTAGACCGGATGGCTGACGCGATTGCGGAGCCGCTACTCGATCCGGTGAATGCCGATCGTGAGCGTAACGCGGTCAATGCGGAATTAACGATGGCGCGTTCGCGTGACGGTCATCGCATGGCGCAGGTCGGTGCAGAGACGCTGAACCCTGCGCACCCGAGTGCGCGTTTTTCGGGGGGGAATCTTGAAACCCTGAGCGATAAGCCTGGCAGCAAACTGCATGATGAACTGGTGAAGTTCTACCAGAAATACTACTCGGCCAACCTGATGAAAGGGGTGATTTACAGTAATCAACCTCTCCCTGAACTGGCAAAACTGGCGGCCGATACCTTCGGGCGCATTGCCAATCACAACGCCAGCGTTCCTGCGGTTACCGTCCCTGTCACGACGGAGAAGCAGCGTGGCGTGATGATTCACTATGTCCCTGCGCAACCGAGAAAACAGCTGCGTATTGAATTTCGCGTCAGCGATATTAGCCAGGAATTTCGCAGCAAGACGGATACCTACATTAGCTATCTGATCGGCAACCGCAGCCAGAATACGCTTTCTGATTGGTTGCAAAAGGAAGGACTGGTTGAGTCTATCGGTGCGGGTTCTTCACCGATTATCGACCGTAACGGCGGCATGTTCGCTATTTCAGCCTCGCTGACCGATAAAGGTTTGGCGCAGCGTGACGAGGTGATTGCGGCCATCTTCCGTTACCTGCAAGAAATCCGTACCGAGGGAATTCAACAACGTTATTTTGATGAGATCGCACGCGTTCTGGATCTGGATTTCCGCTATCCGTCCATCAGCCGGGACATGGACTACATCGAGTGGCTGGTGGATACCATGCTGCGCGTGCCAGTCGAACATACGCTGGATGCGCAGTATGTTGCGGATCGCTACGATCCGAAGGCTATCGCTGCACGTTTGGATGAGATGACGCCGCAGAACGCGCGCGTTTGGGTTATCAGTCCGAATGAACCGCATAATAAAGTGGCCTACTTTGTCGATGCGCCGTACGAGATGGATAAAATTCCGTCAGCAACATTCGCAAAATGGAAAACGCTGGGGCAAAAAATGTCGCTGTCGTTGCCAACGATCAACCCTTATATCCCAGATGATTTTTCTCTGATCAAAGCGGATAAATCGATAACCAAGCCGACGCTTCTGCTGAATCAGCCGGGGCTGCGCGTGCTGTATATGCCAAGCCACTATTTCGCCGATGAGCCGAAAGCAGAAATCACCCTGTTCCTGCGTAATCAGGAAGCGCGCAGTACCGCACGGAATCAGGTGTTGTTCGCGTTAAATGACTATCTTGCGGGGCTGGCGTTGGATGAACTCAGCTATCAGGCCTCAGTGGGTGGCATTAGCTTCTCCACTCGCAGTAATGATGGTCTGGTAATTAGCGCCGATGGCTATACCCAGCATTTGCCACGATTGCTACTGACGCTGGCGGACGGCTATGCCTCCTTTACGCCGACGGAAGCGCAATTGGAGCAAGCAAAGTCCTGGTACTTGCAGCAGTTGGATGCGGTCGAGAAATCCAAAGCCTTTGAACAAGCCATACAGCCGATTCAGGCGGTATCGCAACTGCCTTACTTCGAGCGCGGTGAACGACGTAAATTGCTGAAAGATATCCACTTACAGGATGTGATTAATTATCGCAACGATCTGCTGCAAAACGCCACGCCGGAAATGCTGGTTGTCGGTAATCTGACACCGGAGAGCGTGACCGAGTTAGCGACGACGCTGAAAGCGCATCTGAAGGCGAAGGGTGAAAATCTGTCGCGCAGCGATGATGTCAAAGTCAGCAAACCACAGTTCGCTAATCTACAACGCCCAGGCAGCAGCACGGATTCTGCGCTAGCGGCAGTGTATGTGCCAACGGGTTACTCGGAAACGCAAAGCATGGCGTATAGCTCGGTGCTGGGGCAGATCGTTCAGCCTTGGTTCTATAGTCAACTGAGAACGGAAGAGCAGTTGGGCTATGCGGTGTTTGCTTTCCCGATGTCGGTTGGCCGACAGATGGGCATTGGCTTCCTGCTACAAAGCAACAGCAAACAGCCTGCTTATCTGTATCAGCGCTATGAAGATTTTTACCTGAAAGCGCAAAAACGACTGCGTGAAATGAGTGAAGAAGAGTTCGCACAGTATAAACAAGGTGTGATGAATGAACTGAATCAACGTCCGCAGACATTGGGTGAAGAAGCCAGCCGACTGCGTAAGGATGTGGATCGGGAAAATTTTGCTTTTGACTCGCGGGAGAAACTGCTCGAACAAATCAAACCGCTGACGGTGGCGCAACTGGCCGATTTCTTCCAGCAGGCGCTGAAGCCTGAGGGGCTGGCCGTATTGTCGCAGGTTTCCGGCAGCCATCATGGTAAAGCTGACTATGCCGCACCGAAAGGATGGCATACCTACGCAGACGCCTCTTCATTGCAGAAAACGTTACCGCGTGAGAAAGCGCCTGCGATGATCCCTGCGCCAGCCGCACAGCCCGCAGCGGATACTGCGGCATCGGACGCTGTCGGTAAGGTTGCAGCACAATGA